From Meles meles chromosome 5, mMelMel3.1 paternal haplotype, whole genome shotgun sequence, one genomic window encodes:
- the PRSS16 gene encoding thymus-specific serine protease, with protein sequence MAGSAALWLGPLFLLSLGAPPAPASLLRRLGEHVQRVQESSGLSLTSGAGAGALPKPGWLEQPLDPFNASDRRSFLQRYWVNDRHWASPHGPVFLHLGGEGSLGSGSVMRGHPAALAPAWGALVIGLEHRFYGLSVPAGGLDVAQLAFLSSRHALADVASARLALARLFNVSASSPWICFGGSYAGSLAAWARLKFPHLIFASVASSAPVRAVLDFSEYNEVVSRSLMSTAVGGSPECRAAASAAFAEVERRLRAGREARGALRAELGACSSLGRAEDQAELLGALQALVGGAVQYDAQAGAPLSVRRLCGLLLEGWSNRSRSAPYHGLRRAVQVVMPSLGQRCLSFSQAETVARLKVTDPQVSGVGDRQWLYQTCTEFGFYVTCEDPRCPFSRLPALPSQLELCEQVFGLSTSSVVQAVGQTNAYYGGQSPGATQVLFINGDTDPWHVLSVTKALGPSEAALLIPGASHCMDMAPERPSDSPSLRLGRQSISQQLQIWLGLAKQSLGSSGG encoded by the exons CCTCCCTCCTGAGGCGCCTGGGGGAGCACGTCCAGCGGGTTCAGGAGAGCTCGGGCCTGAGCCTGACTTCAGGCGCAGGGGCTGGGGCGCTCCCGAAACCGGGGTGGCTGGAGCAGCCGCTGGACCCCTTCAACGCGTCCGACAGGCGATCCTTCCTGCAG CGGTACTGGGTGAATGACCGGCACTGGGCCAGCCCGCATGGCCCCGTGTTCCTGCATCTGGGGGGCGAGGGCAGCCTCGGGTCCGGCTCCGTGATGAGAG GGCACCCCGCGGCGCTGGCCCCAGCCTGGGGGGCCCTGGTGATCGGCCTGGAGCACAGGTTTTACGGCCTGAGTGTGCCCGCTGGGGGCCTGGACGTGGCCCAGCTCGCCTTCCTGTCCAGCCGGCACGC gctGGCAGACGTGGCCTCGGCCCGCCTGGCACTCGCCCGCCTCTTCAACGTGTCCGCCTCCAGCCCCTGGATCTGCTTCGGAGGCTCCTACGCCGGCTCCCTGGCCGCCTGGGCCAGGCTGAAG TTTCCCCATCTCATTTTCGCCTCGGTGGCCTCCTCCGCTCCGGTGCGGGCCGTGCTGGATTTCTCGGAGTATAACGAG GTGGTGTCCAGAAGCCTGATGAGCACGGCTGTCGGCGGATCCCCCGAG TGCCGGGCGGCGGCGTCCGCAGCCTTCGCGGAGGTGGAGCGGCGGCTGCGCGCGGGCCGGGAGGCTCGCGGGGCGCTGCGGGCGGAGCTGGGCGCCTGCTCGTCGCTGGGCCGCGCGGAGGACCAGGCGGAGCTGCTGGGGGCGCTGCAGGCGCTGGTCGGGGGCGCCGTGCAGTACGACGCGCAGGCGGGAGCGCCGCTGAGCGTGCGGCGGCTCTGCGGACTCCTCCTCGAAGGCTGGAGCAACCGCAGCCGCTCCGCGCCCTACCACGGGCTCCGGCGGGCAGTGCAG GTTGTCatgcccagcctgggccagcggtgTCTAAGCTTCTCCCAAGCAGAGACAGTGGCGCGACTGAAGGTCACAGACCCCCAGGTGTCTGGTGTGGGTGACCGGCAGTGGTTGTACCAGACTTGTACAGAGTTCGGCTTCT ATGTCACCTGTGAGGACCCCAGATGCCCTTTCTCCCGGCTCCCCGCACTGCCCTCCCAGCTGGAGCTCTGCGAGCAGGTGTTCGGGCTCTCCACTTCATCCGTCGTGCAGGCTGTGGGCCAGACCAACGCGTACTATGGTGGCCAGAGCCCgggggccacccaggtgctgttCATCAACG GGGACACAGACCCCTGGCATGTGCTGAGCGTAACAAAAGCCTTGGGACCCTCGGAGGCAGCCCTTCTCATCCCCGGTGCCTCCCACTGCATGGACATGGCCCCGGAGAGGCCCTCAGACTCCCCCAGCCTCCGCCTAGGGCGCCAG AGCATCTCCCAGCAGCTGCAGATCTGGCTCGGGCTGGCAAAACAGAGCTTGGGGAGCAGTGGGGGCTGA